The proteins below are encoded in one region of Telopea speciosissima isolate NSW1024214 ecotype Mountain lineage chromosome 10, Tspe_v1, whole genome shotgun sequence:
- the LOC122641675 gene encoding probable microtubule-binding protein TANGLED, whose product MVAKTPPKLRRMAAAPLNPNLLRETVKKVDQCMARLQELQYTVSGGTKMISGVNLSPRSTRVYLKTSLRCKQESLRIKNGAARKSPVGKFQGSTTGEWRRMSLPAMLVGETVGEILQASRFAKGIVDAVAANTKKIPSDDPKTPLTQRRIQTPCPENTELRTRRKKEKQVAFQLIRSETNGQSIRRARSRIDFKVSPPSKRGFGKENWHLAHRVSPKNKPWAKKTVLFPNPLFLNSPSSQQHKFCKTRSPVISRARQTPHKFLIKSPNAPSKLQVRVKNTPVCISPTRSINMSKKSPKVSAASKLRGSFSPSRLRGSFSPSRLANRLVSPLKSRVSVQKYGGLRSVLKQRPPTPTRSTDWRI is encoded by the exons atggTTGCCAAAACCCCACCAAAGCTGAGGAGAATGGCAGCAGCTCCTCTCAATCCGAATCTCCTGAGAGAGACGGTGAAGAAG GTCGATCAATGCATGGCTCGATTGCAGGAACTCCAGTATACGGTTTCGGGAGGAACGAAAATGATATCTGGTGTGAATCTCAGTCCTCGTAGTACAAGAGTATATCTAAAAACTAGCCTCAGATGCAAACAGGAATCGCTTAG GATCAAGAATGGTGCCGCTCGGAAGTCTCCAGTTGGAAAGTTTCAAGGAAGCACAACCG GGGAATGGCGTCGGATGTCACTGCCGGCGATGCTAGTCGGAGAGACAGTTGGGGAGATTCTGCAAGCTAGCAGATTTGCAAAGGGAATAGTCGATGCTGTTGCTGCCAATACCAAGAAAATTCCTTCTGATGATCCAAAAACACCACTGACCCAAAGAAGAATCCAAACTCCTTGTCCTGAAAACACAGAGCTTCGGACTcggagaaagaaggaaaagcaAGTTGCTTTCCAGTTGATTAGATCAGAAACTAATGGCCAGAGCATTCGTCGGGCTCGATCACGGATTGATTTTAAGGTTTCACCTCCAAGTAAAAGAGGATTTGGAAAAGAGAATTGGCATCTTGCTCACCGGGTATCTCCCAAGAATAAGCCTTGGGCTAAAAAAACTGTTCTTTTTCCAAACCCTTTATTCCTCAATTCTCCTTCCTCTCAACAACACAAATTCTGCAAGACAAGATCTCCGGTGATATCTAGAGCTCGACAAACTCCACATAAATTCTTGATTAAATCTCCAAATGCACCATCGAAATTACAAGTAAGAGTCAAGAATACACCTGTTTGTATATCTCCCACAAGATCCATCAACATGAGCAAGAAATCACCCAAGGTCTCGGCGGCCTCAAAGTTGCGAGGATCTTTCTCTCCATCAAGGCTGCGAGGATCTTTCTCCCCATCAAGGCTCGCAAACAGATTAGTCTCTCCATTGAAGAGCAGAGTGTCAGTGCAAAAATATGGTGGATTAAGGAGTGTATTGAAACAGAGGCCACCAACTCCAACAAGATCCACTGATTGGAGAATCTAA